In a single window of the Streptacidiphilus sp. P02-A3a genome:
- a CDS encoding glycosyl hydrolase-related protein, producing the protein MHDDRRITETRIRKLLDRVIRPALHSATLPLTLSSWAVDGEPVPVAEALKADYQPFALGSSWGGPWSTTWLRARAQVPQGWAGRRVEAVFDLGFDLGRGPGGQAEGLVHDAHGSPMQGLHPYHRSVLLTRSATGGDQVDLLVELAANPWIVGSAGRNTHYGSLETAGTEQLYRLGQAEIAVREEEVWQLIHDIEVLDELMHELPEGSSRRHGILHALRRAADAVDATDVADDRSGDVVVRLYESGGGTATALLTTGFPLAAAWDCDLLEQPWPRPDPDAPEPRPALLPERTDGLRLRLRPFQILTLRLRPGAADAGGRG; encoded by the coding sequence GTGCACGATGACCGCCGGATCACCGAGACCCGGATCCGCAAGCTGCTGGACCGGGTGATCCGGCCCGCCCTCCACAGCGCGACGCTCCCGCTCACCCTGAGCAGCTGGGCGGTCGACGGCGAACCCGTTCCCGTCGCCGAGGCGCTGAAGGCCGACTACCAGCCGTTCGCCCTCGGCTCCAGCTGGGGCGGTCCCTGGTCGACGACCTGGCTGCGGGCCCGCGCGCAGGTGCCCCAGGGCTGGGCCGGGCGCCGGGTCGAGGCCGTCTTCGACCTCGGGTTCGACCTCGGCCGCGGGCCCGGCGGCCAGGCCGAGGGCCTGGTCCACGACGCCCACGGCTCCCCGATGCAGGGCCTGCACCCCTACCACCGCAGCGTGCTGCTCACCCGCTCCGCCACCGGCGGCGACCAGGTCGACCTGCTCGTGGAACTGGCCGCCAACCCCTGGATCGTGGGCAGCGCGGGCCGCAACACCCACTACGGCTCGCTGGAGACCGCGGGCACCGAGCAGCTCTACCGGCTCGGGCAGGCCGAGATCGCGGTACGCGAGGAGGAGGTCTGGCAGCTGATCCACGACATCGAGGTGCTCGACGAGCTGATGCACGAGCTGCCCGAGGGCTCCTCCCGGCGCCACGGGATCCTGCACGCGCTGCGCCGGGCGGCCGACGCCGTCGACGCCACCGACGTGGCGGACGACCGCAGCGGCGACGTGGTGGTGCGCCTGTACGAGTCGGGCGGTGGAACCGCCACGGCCCTGCTGACCACCGGGTTCCCGCTCGCCGCCGCCTGGGACTGCGACCTGCTGGAGCAGCCGTGGCCGCGGCCCGACCCGGACGCCCCCGAGCCGCGGCCGGCGCTGCTGCCGGAGCGGACGGACGGGCTCCGGCTGCGGCTGCGCCCCTTCCAGATCCTGACGCTGCGGCTGCGCCCCGGGGCCGCCGACGCCGGAGGGCGGGGGTGA
- a CDS encoding ROK family transcriptional regulator: MRAGSGAQSPIRRGTNLPRVGDFNESVVLDAIRRQRSGLSRVELAQATGLSPQTVSNITRRLLDQGVVRESGRQSSGSGKPRTLLEIVPASLYAVGVHLDPAVITCVVVDLLGTVVAQQSHTTPSGGDTDKIAADMAATVSALVADSVTDRDRVLGLGIAAPGPIDAVGGWVVDPPELPGWGRYPLRDRLSEATGLPAVLDKDVTAAVVAERWTGTATASRNLLFFYFGTGTGMGLVVDDTVLRGVSGNAGEVGGLGAGCSTRILVEEAVALGVLGAEYTVANPADAHRGLERLAELSAAGDGAADGILERLAIRIGRGVCAAATLLDVDTVVFGGPAWQVLAHRLLETVEPMVASSPFVRATHPTAVVSTTLGANVAAVGAASLVLDGALSAQPGTLLLK; encoded by the coding sequence ATGAGGGCGGGTTCTGGTGCGCAGTCACCCATCAGACGCGGAACCAATCTGCCGCGGGTGGGGGACTTCAACGAGTCGGTGGTGCTGGACGCGATCCGTCGGCAGCGCTCCGGCCTGAGCCGGGTCGAGCTCGCCCAGGCCACCGGCCTGTCGCCGCAGACGGTCTCCAACATCACCCGGCGGCTGCTGGACCAGGGGGTGGTCCGCGAGTCCGGTCGGCAGAGCAGCGGCAGCGGCAAGCCGCGCACGCTGCTGGAGATCGTCCCGGCCTCGCTGTACGCGGTCGGCGTCCACCTGGACCCGGCCGTGATCACCTGCGTGGTGGTGGATCTGCTGGGCACGGTCGTCGCCCAGCAGAGCCACACCACGCCCAGCGGCGGGGACACCGACAAGATCGCCGCGGACATGGCGGCCACGGTGTCCGCGCTGGTGGCGGACTCGGTCACGGACCGGGACCGGGTCCTGGGCCTGGGCATCGCGGCGCCCGGGCCGATCGACGCGGTCGGCGGCTGGGTGGTGGACCCGCCCGAACTGCCCGGCTGGGGCCGGTACCCGCTGCGCGACCGGCTGAGCGAGGCCACCGGCCTGCCCGCGGTGCTGGACAAGGACGTGACGGCGGCGGTGGTCGCGGAGCGCTGGACGGGCACCGCGACGGCCAGCCGGAACCTGCTCTTCTTCTACTTCGGCACGGGCACGGGCATGGGACTGGTCGTGGACGACACCGTGCTGCGGGGGGTCTCCGGCAACGCCGGGGAGGTCGGCGGTCTCGGCGCGGGCTGCTCCACCCGGATCCTGGTCGAGGAGGCGGTGGCCCTGGGCGTGCTGGGGGCCGAGTACACGGTGGCGAACCCGGCGGACGCGCACCGGGGGCTGGAGCGGCTCGCGGAGCTGTCGGCCGCCGGGGACGGCGCCGCCGACGGCATCCTGGAGCGGCTGGCGATCCGCATCGGGCGCGGCGTCTGCGCGGCGGCCACGCTGCTGGACGTCGACACGGTGGTCTTCGGCGGTCCCGCCTGGCAGGTACTGGCGCACCGGTTGCTGGAGACCGTGGAGCCGATGGTGGCCAGCAGCCCGTTCGTCAGGGCGACGCATCCGACGGCGGTCGTCTCGACCACCCTCGGCGCGAACGTCGCCGCTGTGGGCGCGGCGTCGCTGGTGCTCGACGGCGCGCTGTCGGCGCAGCCCGGGACGCTGCTGCTGAAGTGA